A section of the Marinoscillum sp. 108 genome encodes:
- the araA gene encoding L-arabinose isomerase — MKKLNEYEVWFVTGSQDLYGAEILKNVAVHSEEIAKGLSDSVQIPVQVVYKPVVKSPEEIYQVCQQANVAEGCIGLVVWMHTFSPAKMWIRGLDILKKPLAHFHTQYNTEIPWGEIDMDFMNENQSAHGGREFGFMASRLRKNRKVIVGHWKDESARKKLGVWTRAAAGWHVWQTTKVARIGDNMREVAVTEGDKIEAQIRFGFSVNGYGIGDVVAHLNEVSNAQVEALVKEYNAQYIISPETLKSQFLKDAAKIELGLRSFMEEGGFGAFTDTFEDLHGFKQLPGIAAQRLMADGYGFAGEGDWKTAALLRAVKVMDQGLEGGSSFMEDYTYDFRDGRSRVLGSHMLEICPSIAMGKARCEVHPLGIGGKEDPARLVFDVDAGPAINVSLIDMGTRFRMIVNEVEAVKPEHELPKLPVARVLWDPMPNLTIAAEAWILAGAAHHSVFSKAINTEYIEDFAEMAGVELVVIDKDTKPRQFKDQLHWNEVYYHLFQNKM; from the coding sequence ATGAAGAAATTGAATGAATATGAGGTGTGGTTTGTCACCGGCAGCCAGGATTTATACGGAGCAGAAATCCTAAAGAATGTAGCGGTACACTCAGAGGAGATAGCCAAAGGACTGAGTGACAGTGTGCAGATTCCTGTGCAGGTGGTGTATAAGCCTGTGGTGAAAAGCCCTGAGGAAATCTATCAGGTATGTCAGCAGGCCAATGTGGCGGAAGGTTGTATCGGTCTGGTAGTATGGATGCATACTTTCTCTCCTGCCAAAATGTGGATCAGGGGATTGGATATCCTGAAAAAGCCGCTGGCCCATTTTCACACCCAATACAACACAGAGATTCCATGGGGCGAGATCGACATGGACTTCATGAACGAAAATCAATCGGCCCATGGGGGGCGTGAGTTTGGCTTCATGGCCAGTAGATTGAGAAAAAACAGAAAAGTGATTGTCGGGCATTGGAAGGATGAGTCGGCTCGCAAAAAACTGGGGGTGTGGACAAGGGCTGCTGCCGGTTGGCATGTATGGCAGACCACCAAAGTGGCTCGGATAGGGGATAATATGCGGGAAGTGGCCGTCACCGAAGGTGACAAAATAGAGGCTCAGATTCGCTTTGGATTTTCTGTGAATGGCTATGGCATAGGTGATGTAGTTGCCCACCTCAATGAAGTCTCCAATGCGCAGGTAGAGGCATTGGTGAAAGAATACAACGCACAATACATCATTTCACCTGAAACCCTCAAGAGTCAGTTCTTGAAGGATGCGGCTAAGATTGAACTAGGTCTGAGGAGTTTTATGGAGGAGGGAGGCTTTGGAGCCTTTACAGATACTTTTGAAGATTTGCATGGATTCAAGCAGCTACCAGGAATCGCCGCACAGCGACTGATGGCAGACGGGTATGGGTTCGCTGGCGAAGGAGATTGGAAAACCGCTGCCCTGTTGAGAGCAGTGAAAGTAATGGACCAGGGATTGGAAGGCGGTAGCTCTTTTATGGAAGACTATACCTATGACTTCCGTGATGGTAGAAGCAGGGTTTTGGGGTCACACATGCTGGAGATATGCCCTTCCATTGCCATGGGCAAAGCCCGATGTGAAGTGCACCCTTTAGGCATTGGTGGCAAAGAAGATCCCGCCAGGCTGGTTTTCGATGTAGATGCCGGACCAGCTATCAATGTATCGCTGATCGATATGGGCACCCGATTCAGAATGATTGTTAATGAGGTGGAAGCAGTGAAACCTGAGCACGAGTTGCCAAAGTTGCCGGTGGCCCGGGTGCTTTGGGATCCTATGCCCAACCTTACTATAGCTGCCGAAGCATGGATATTAGCTGGTGCGGCCCATCATTCAGTCTTTAGTAAAGCCATCAATACGGAGTATATTGAAGATTTCGCTGAAATGGCCGGGGTGGAATTGGTGGTGATTGATAAGGATACAAAGCCTCGTCAATTCAAAGATCAATTACATTGGAATGAAGTATATTATCACCTTTTTCAAAATAAAATGTAA
- a CDS encoding aldose epimerase family protein — MKNRNILFLALIILGFACAQQEAPKATLTSAPFGTLPNGDSVTLFTLTNVNGLSMDVMTYGGIVTALRVPDRDGKLEDVVLGYDNLDGYLKSSPYFGALIGRYGNRIADGRFTLDSVEYTLVQNNGKNHLHGGTVGFDKVNWTATSVDVEGGVALALSYVSADGEEGYPGTLTTQVIYTLTNENEWKVSYEATTDKRTVVNLTQHTYFNLSSMKEDILNHELVLNAPAFLPVDSTLIPTGELRPVADTPFDFTSGKPIGRDILKDNTQLNYGLGFDHCWVLEKSDKKMNFAASVYEPVSGRFMEIYTEEPAIQFYSGNFLDGSITGKNSTVYNHRNGLCLETQHYPDSPNQPEFPSVVLSPGETYRTSTVMKFSTK, encoded by the coding sequence ATGAAAAATAGAAATATCCTTTTTCTTGCATTAATTATTCTTGGATTTGCTTGTGCTCAGCAGGAGGCACCGAAGGCAACCCTGACCAGCGCTCCGTTCGGAACATTACCCAATGGAGATTCTGTTACTCTTTTTACACTCACCAATGTCAATGGATTATCCATGGATGTGATGACCTATGGAGGGATCGTCACTGCGCTTCGGGTTCCGGATCGTGATGGGAAGTTAGAAGATGTGGTGCTGGGCTATGATAATTTGGATGGCTACTTGAAGTCCTCTCCATATTTTGGAGCCCTGATCGGCCGCTACGGAAACAGGATAGCGGATGGTAGGTTTACATTGGATAGCGTGGAATATACCCTGGTTCAGAACAATGGCAAAAACCATTTGCACGGTGGAACAGTGGGTTTTGATAAGGTAAACTGGACCGCCACATCTGTGGATGTAGAAGGGGGTGTGGCTTTGGCACTGAGCTATGTAAGTGCTGATGGTGAAGAAGGTTATCCGGGTACCTTGACCACTCAGGTGATCTACACCCTGACCAACGAGAACGAATGGAAGGTGAGCTATGAAGCCACTACTGACAAGCGTACTGTGGTGAATCTTACCCAGCATACCTATTTCAATCTTTCTTCCATGAAGGAAGACATCCTGAATCATGAGTTGGTTTTGAATGCGCCAGCGTTCCTGCCTGTAGATAGCACCCTCATTCCCACAGGGGAATTGAGACCAGTAGCAGATACCCCGTTTGATTTCACCTCTGGCAAGCCTATTGGCAGAGACATCTTGAAGGATAATACCCAGTTAAACTATGGTTTGGGTTTTGATCATTGCTGGGTGTTGGAGAAGTCAGATAAGAAGATGAATTTTGCAGCCTCTGTGTACGAGCCAGTGAGTGGCAGGTTCATGGAGATATACACGGAGGAGCCGGCGATTCAGTTTTATTCAGGTAATTTCCTGGATGGATCCATCACCGGGAAAAACAGCACCGTGTACAACCATAGAAATGGGTTGTGTCTGGAAACACAACATTACCCTGATTCACCGAATCAACCCGAATTTCCAAGTGTGGTGCTTAGCCCTGGTGAGACGTATCGCACCAGCACCGTGATGAAGTTTTCAACCAAGTAA
- a CDS encoding L-ribulose-5-phosphate 4-epimerase, which translates to MSKYLELKRMCYEANMELPAQGLVIFTFGNVSAVDRQEGVFAIKPSGVDYAVLRPEDIVIVDFDCQVVEGTMRPSSDTKTHAFLYREWSEIGGISHTHATYSVAWAQAQQDIPIFGTTHADYLTSDIPCAPPMSDELIKGNYEHMTGQQIVDCFSEKGLSYQEVEMVLLGNHGPFTWGKTAAKSVFNSKLLEELARMAYLTRQINPEAPRLKEALIKKHWERKHGKDAYYGQN; encoded by the coding sequence ATGTCAAAATACCTAGAACTTAAAAGAATGTGCTATGAAGCCAATATGGAGCTTCCGGCACAGGGGCTAGTCATTTTCACGTTTGGAAATGTGAGCGCTGTAGACCGCCAGGAGGGTGTGTTCGCCATCAAGCCCAGTGGGGTGGATTATGCCGTACTAAGGCCAGAGGACATTGTGATCGTGGACTTTGACTGCCAGGTGGTGGAGGGAACTATGCGCCCTTCGTCCGATACCAAAACACATGCTTTTCTATACCGCGAATGGTCGGAGATAGGCGGCATCAGTCATACCCATGCTACCTACTCGGTAGCGTGGGCGCAGGCCCAGCAGGACATTCCCATTTTTGGAACTACCCATGCGGATTACCTGACTTCCGACATTCCATGTGCACCGCCCATGAGTGATGAACTCATCAAAGGCAACTATGAGCACATGACAGGGCAGCAGATTGTGGATTGCTTTTCAGAAAAAGGGCTTTCCTATCAGGAGGTGGAGATGGTGCTGCTGGGTAATCATGGGCCTTTTACCTGGGGAAAAACGGCTGCTAAGTCTGTGTTTAACAGCAAACTACTGGAAGAGTTGGCCCGCATGGCTTACCTCACCCGGCAAATCAACCCTGAAGCGCCCAGGCTCAAGGAAGCACTGATCAAGAAGCACTGGGAAAGAAAACATGGCAAAGACGCCTATTACGGACAAAACTAG
- a CDS encoding ribulokinase codes for MEKQYVIGLDFGTDSVRSVLVDSANGSTLGSQVHWYNRWREGLYCDPATNRFRQHPLDHIEGMEVTIREVVKETGVNPTSVKGICIDTTGSSPIPVDVSGTALSLLPGFEENPNAMMVLWKDHTAIAEAQEINTLARTWGGEDFTRFEGGIYSSEWFWAKILHISREDEAIKAAAHSWVEHCDLMTFLLTGASDLNGLKRSRCAAGHKAMWHERWGGLPADAFLAKLDPHMVTLKKHLYQDTYTSDKAAGKLSTEWAERLGLTTDVVIAVGTFDAHSGAVGAEVEENTLVRVMGTSTCDIIVSGKYVIGERTVKGICGQVDGSVLPGMVGLEAGQSAFGDVLAWFRDIVSWPIDQLIARSNLLTPEQIEQLKGDVIVELSRQAEQTPVSESAPVALDWVNGRRTPDANQSLKAAMVNLSLGTGAPHIFRALVEAICFGSKKIVKRFEEEGVTISTIVGIGGVAKKSGFVMQTLADVMNMPIKIAVSDQAPALGSAMYAAVAAGIYPSMKESVAAMGNGFEKTYHPRPDMVRIYEELYTKYEALGAFVETNINNK; via the coding sequence ATGGAAAAACAGTATGTAATTGGATTGGACTTTGGTACCGACTCTGTGCGGTCAGTGTTGGTGGATAGTGCCAACGGCAGCACCCTCGGCAGTCAGGTGCATTGGTATAATCGTTGGCGCGAGGGCCTCTATTGCGATCCGGCCACCAATCGCTTTAGACAGCATCCACTGGATCACATAGAAGGAATGGAGGTCACCATTAGAGAGGTGGTGAAGGAGACAGGGGTGAACCCGACCTCAGTGAAGGGTATTTGTATTGATACCACAGGCTCGTCGCCCATTCCGGTAGATGTCAGCGGCACGGCACTTTCGCTGCTGCCCGGTTTTGAGGAGAACCCCAACGCCATGATGGTACTTTGGAAGGACCACACGGCCATTGCAGAAGCCCAAGAGATCAATACATTGGCACGCACCTGGGGTGGGGAGGACTTCACCCGGTTTGAAGGGGGGATTTATTCCTCGGAGTGGTTTTGGGCCAAAATCCTGCACATCTCGCGTGAAGATGAGGCGATAAAAGCCGCAGCGCATTCGTGGGTGGAGCATTGCGATCTGATGACGTTTCTGCTCACAGGGGCCAGTGACCTGAATGGGTTAAAGAGATCGCGCTGTGCGGCAGGGCACAAGGCTATGTGGCACGAGCGCTGGGGTGGATTGCCAGCAGATGCGTTTTTAGCCAAACTGGATCCACATATGGTCACCTTGAAAAAGCACCTTTACCAGGACACTTATACTTCAGATAAGGCAGCGGGTAAGCTGAGTACTGAGTGGGCAGAGCGGCTGGGACTCACCACCGATGTGGTGATAGCCGTGGGCACTTTCGATGCGCACTCAGGAGCAGTAGGGGCAGAGGTGGAGGAGAATACGCTCGTACGTGTGATGGGCACTTCTACCTGCGACATTATAGTCTCTGGCAAGTACGTGATTGGTGAGCGTACCGTCAAAGGCATTTGCGGACAGGTGGATGGTTCGGTATTGCCCGGCATGGTGGGACTGGAAGCTGGCCAGTCGGCATTTGGAGATGTGCTGGCATGGTTCAGAGACATCGTCTCATGGCCTATAGACCAGCTCATCGCTAGGTCTAATCTGCTTACGCCCGAGCAGATCGAACAGCTCAAAGGCGACGTAATCGTGGAGCTCTCACGGCAGGCAGAGCAGACCCCGGTAAGTGAGAGCGCACCCGTAGCCCTCGACTGGGTGAATGGCAGACGCACCCCGGATGCCAACCAGTCCTTAAAGGCCGCTATGGTGAATCTGAGTTTGGGAACTGGCGCACCACATATTTTTCGCGCCCTGGTAGAAGCCATTTGTTTTGGATCAAAGAAGATTGTCAAACGCTTCGAAGAGGAGGGCGTCACTATCAGCACCATAGTGGGCATCGGCGGAGTGGCTAAGAAGTCAGGCTTTGTGATGCAGACCCTGGCGGATGTGATGAATATGCCGATCAAAATAGCTGTGTCAGATCAGGCTCCGGCATTGGGTTCAGCCATGTATGCGGCAGTTGCCGCAGGGATTTACCCATCCATGAAGGAGTCGGTAGCAGCCATGGGCAATGGCTTTGAAAAGACCTACCACCCCAGACCGGATATGGTCAGGATATACGAGGAACTTTATACCAAATACGAGGCACTCGGTGCCTTTGTAGAAACCAATATCAACAACAAGTAA